The Halomonas denitrificans genome window below encodes:
- a CDS encoding Ig-like domain-containing protein: MTGQITRKFAAASVAAVLAALLSVPALAQDLWINEFHYDNGGGDVGEFVEVVVADSVATAPANLSVVLYNGSNGTDYATHTLDTFTATSVPGFTIYDKAISGIQNGGPDGLALVDGAAVVQFLSYEGSFTATSGPASGQTSVDIGVAEDGGTQIGESLQLTGSGSSYADFAWQAPAADSPGAVNGGQTLVAPTVLPLFNEIDVTNQFIEIVGEPGTDLSDFDFIVIDLGGSVIRHFDLSNSIQADGYWLGGGFGLFAGYGVDGSEVEQTFNWNGDADSVTYFLVQGFTGAVNDDLDTDNDGMLDATPWAAGASDVAFSLNGNAVQVYSDNLFNRPDVAGAFLCPDETGAWVGMQSSPDDGTPGQPNNCAGRIPPSVTAVDPTDGATAVPVGTSLTIDFDRTVDATGAAVTLDCGAGAVPFSGLPQTGVTQLVITPDSDLPLNVECFAAVIASEVTNAAGDPMVADVDWAFRTELGALEIHEIQGSGAASAFDGQVVTTEGNVVTAVTADGFFMQTPDARADGDVDTSDGIFVFTNTAPTVAIGDLVDVTGEVVEFFEFTEFTNNPTVTVVGTGPLPTPVTFDASVPSPNRMAPSCAIEFECYEGMRVSMPEGIIGSGNQEFGSEPLAEVSVKAGGLRNLREPGIEFPGQPGLPTWDGNPEVFEISPAALGLPELALFGGTRVQAEGVLAFSFGDYELWPSVLNILDEPTLPGTVAPPAAGEVAIGSINVLRLFDDVDDPGTDDPIVDPAVYAERLDRFADHIVNTMSAPAVIAFQEVESAGVLQDLAAEIAALDPSLVYSAELIEGNDVGGIDVGYLVRDDVTVLNVDQLGENEILSFDGSLLHDRPPLLLQVRFTDGPDTLDVNLLAVHNRSLGGIDGSEATRIRTKRLEQGQSIGQMVQDLQTAQPETPLIVLGDFNAYEFSDGYVDLTGQIAGTAVDADNDFWAPPIPSPALENATLSLPPQQRYSFVFQGTAQALDHALYSRAAAPHFLAMAYTRGSADAPEVYNDTPPVGEESLGVSDHDSFVIQLSIIAELLFADGFESN, translated from the coding sequence GTGACGGGCCAAATCACCAGGAAATTCGCCGCGGCATCGGTTGCCGCGGTCCTCGCCGCTCTGCTTTCCGTACCTGCGCTGGCGCAGGACCTGTGGATCAACGAATTCCACTACGACAACGGCGGCGGTGACGTCGGCGAGTTCGTCGAGGTGGTGGTGGCCGACAGCGTGGCGACCGCGCCGGCGAACCTGTCGGTGGTGCTCTACAACGGCAGCAACGGCACGGACTATGCCACCCACACGCTCGACACGTTCACGGCCACCTCGGTTCCCGGCTTCACGATCTACGACAAGGCGATCTCGGGCATCCAGAACGGCGGACCCGACGGCCTCGCGCTGGTCGATGGCGCTGCGGTCGTCCAGTTCCTGAGCTACGAGGGCAGCTTCACGGCGACCAGCGGGCCGGCCTCGGGCCAGACTTCGGTCGATATCGGCGTGGCCGAGGACGGCGGTACCCAGATCGGCGAGTCGCTGCAGCTGACCGGTTCCGGCTCGAGCTATGCCGACTTCGCCTGGCAGGCGCCGGCGGCCGACAGCCCGGGCGCGGTCAATGGGGGCCAGACGCTCGTCGCGCCGACGGTGCTCCCGCTGTTCAACGAGATCGACGTGACCAACCAGTTCATCGAGATCGTCGGCGAGCCGGGCACGGACCTCAGCGATTTCGACTTCATCGTGATCGATCTGGGCGGCAGCGTTATCCGTCACTTCGACCTGAGCAACAGCATCCAGGCGGACGGCTACTGGCTCGGTGGCGGCTTCGGTCTCTTTGCCGGCTACGGAGTCGACGGGTCGGAAGTCGAGCAGACGTTCAATTGGAACGGAGATGCCGATTCCGTCACCTACTTCCTGGTCCAGGGGTTCACCGGTGCGGTCAACGACGACCTCGATACGGACAACGACGGCATGCTGGACGCGACGCCCTGGGCGGCGGGCGCCAGCGACGTGGCCTTCAGCCTGAACGGCAATGCGGTCCAGGTCTACAGCGACAACCTGTTCAATCGTCCCGACGTTGCCGGCGCGTTCCTCTGCCCCGACGAGACCGGCGCCTGGGTGGGCATGCAGTCCTCGCCCGACGACGGCACGCCGGGTCAGCCCAACAACTGCGCGGGCCGTATCCCGCCGAGCGTGACCGCGGTCGATCCCACCGACGGCGCCACGGCGGTGCCGGTGGGCACGTCGCTGACGATCGACTTCGATCGCACCGTCGACGCAACCGGCGCCGCGGTCACGCTTGACTGCGGGGCCGGTGCAGTCCCGTTCTCCGGCCTGCCCCAGACCGGCGTCACCCAGCTGGTGATCACGCCCGACAGCGACCTGCCGCTGAACGTGGAATGCTTCGCCGCCGTGATCGCGAGTGAGGTGACCAACGCCGCCGGCGACCCGATGGTCGCCGACGTCGACTGGGCGTTCCGGACCGAACTCGGTGCGCTGGAGATCCACGAGATCCAGGGGTCCGGCGCAGCCTCGGCCTTCGACGGCCAGGTCGTGACCACCGAGGGCAACGTGGTCACGGCCGTGACGGCCGACGGCTTCTTCATGCAGACGCCGGATGCGCGGGCCGACGGCGACGTCGATACCTCCGACGGCATCTTCGTGTTCACCAACACGGCACCGACGGTCGCGATCGGTGATCTCGTCGACGTCACAGGCGAGGTGGTGGAGTTCTTCGAGTTCACCGAATTCACCAACAACCCGACCGTGACCGTGGTCGGCACCGGTCCGCTGCCGACGCCGGTGACCTTCGACGCCAGCGTGCCGTCGCCGAACCGCATGGCGCCGTCGTGTGCGATCGAGTTCGAGTGCTACGAAGGCATGCGCGTGTCGATGCCCGAGGGCATCATCGGTTCGGGCAACCAGGAGTTCGGCAGCGAACCGCTGGCGGAGGTCTCGGTCAAGGCCGGCGGCCTGCGCAACCTGCGCGAGCCGGGCATCGAGTTCCCTGGACAGCCGGGCCTGCCGACCTGGGACGGCAACCCGGAAGTCTTCGAGATCAGCCCGGCCGCGCTCGGCCTGCCCGAGCTGGCCCTGTTCGGCGGCACCCGGGTCCAGGCCGAGGGCGTCCTGGCCTTCAGCTTCGGCGACTACGAACTGTGGCCGTCGGTGCTGAACATCCTCGACGAACCGACGCTGCCGGGCACCGTCGCGCCGCCCGCGGCCGGCGAGGTGGCGATCGGCTCGATCAACGTGCTGCGCCTGTTCGACGACGTCGACGACCCGGGCACCGACGACCCGATCGTGGACCCGGCGGTCTATGCCGAGCGCCTGGATCGCTTCGCCGATCACATCGTCAACACGATGAGCGCACCGGCGGTGATCGCCTTCCAGGAGGTCGAGAGCGCGGGCGTGCTGCAGGACCTGGCGGCCGAGATCGCCGCGCTCGATCCGTCGCTGGTCTATTCGGCCGAGCTGATCGAGGGCAACGACGTCGGCGGAATCGACGTCGGCTACCTCGTCCGCGACGACGTCACGGTGCTGAACGTGGACCAGCTCGGCGAGAACGAGATTCTCAGCTTCGACGGCTCGCTGCTGCACGACCGGCCGCCGCTGCTGCTGCAGGTTCGTTTCACCGATGGACCGGACACGCTCGACGTCAACCTGCTGGCGGTGCACAACCGCTCCCTGGGCGGCATCGACGGCTCGGAGGCGACCCGCATCCGGACCAAGCGCCTGGAGCAGGGCCAGTCGATCGGCCAGATGGTCCAGGACCTGCAGACGGCCCAGCCGGAGACGCCGCTGATCGTGCTCGGCGACTTCAACGCCTACGAGTTCAGCGACGGCTACGTCGACCTCACCGGCCAGATCGCGGGGACCGCGGTCGATGCCGACAACGACTTCTGGGCCCCGCCGATCCCGTCGCCGGCGCTGGAGAACGCGACCCTGTCCCTGCCGCCCCAGCAGCGCTACAGCTTCGTGTTCCAGGGCACGGCGCAGGCGCTGGACCACGCGCTGTACAGCCGGGCGGCCGCTCCGCACTTCCTGGCCATGGCCTACACGCGGGGCAGCGCCGATGCGCCCGAGGTCTACAACGATACGCCGCCGGTCGGCGAGGAGAGCCTGGGCGTCTCGGACCACGATTCCTTCGTGATCCAGCTGTCGATCATCGCGGAGTTGCTGTTCGCCGACGGCTTCGAGTCGAACTGA
- a CDS encoding DUF2945 domain-containing protein, which yields MIREGSKVGWRWGDGRASGVVQEVFHEPVSRTIDGNEVKRDASKDEPAYLIRQDDGQRVLKSASEVERVDD from the coding sequence ATGATTCGTGAAGGCAGCAAGGTCGGTTGGCGGTGGGGCGATGGACGGGCGAGCGGTGTGGTCCAGGAGGTGTTCCACGAGCCGGTCTCGCGGACCATCGACGGCAACGAGGTCAAGCGCGACGCCAGCAAGGACGAGCCGGCCTACCTGATCCGCCAGGACGACGGCCAGCGCGTCCTGAAGTCGGCCAGCGAGGTCGAACGCGTCGACGACTGA
- a CDS encoding metallophosphoesterase codes for MNDADRESSGRRRSILKGIGLSTGGLVVLTLCGLVAWGVIIEPRFLLDVRTETAEVRNLPPSWEGETLVLMADLQVGMWLDNDGMVRKAVRKAIELGPAAVLIAGDFIYGESPDRIERAVELVRPLAEAGIPTYAVFGNHDYSLMFRDSELDEGAAGELAARLEDVGIEVLENEARPMPSRRGGAPLHVVGIGSEWAGRSRSRDALAQLPDAEPRVVLMHNPLGFRDLPAYAGSLTLSAHTHGGQLRIPFTRSTSWLDITKEREVLADGWGEQGVGATGNRIYVNRGIGFSSIPARFRCRPELTVFRLERAVGDVPAHGPEGDSGDDPGTPDEGDGEP; via the coding sequence ATGAACGACGCAGACCGCGAGAGTAGTGGACGCCGACGCAGCATCCTGAAGGGAATCGGCCTGTCGACCGGCGGCCTGGTCGTCCTGACGCTGTGCGGGCTGGTCGCCTGGGGCGTGATCATCGAGCCGCGCTTCCTGCTCGACGTTCGAACGGAGACCGCCGAAGTCCGGAACCTGCCGCCGTCCTGGGAAGGGGAGACCCTCGTGCTGATGGCCGACCTGCAGGTCGGCATGTGGCTGGACAATGACGGCATGGTGCGCAAGGCCGTGCGGAAGGCGATCGAACTCGGTCCCGCCGCGGTGCTGATCGCCGGCGATTTCATCTACGGCGAGAGCCCGGATCGCATCGAACGCGCGGTGGAGCTCGTCCGTCCGCTGGCCGAGGCCGGCATCCCGACCTATGCGGTGTTCGGCAACCACGACTATTCCCTGATGTTCCGGGACAGCGAGCTCGATGAAGGCGCGGCGGGCGAGCTGGCCGCCCGGCTCGAGGACGTCGGCATCGAGGTGCTCGAGAACGAAGCCCGGCCGATGCCCTCCCGGCGCGGCGGCGCGCCGCTGCACGTCGTCGGCATCGGATCGGAATGGGCCGGCCGGAGCCGCTCGAGGGATGCGCTGGCGCAGCTCCCCGACGCCGAGCCACGCGTGGTCCTGATGCACAATCCGCTGGGCTTCCGCGATCTGCCCGCCTACGCCGGATCGCTGACGCTGAGCGCCCACACCCACGGCGGCCAGCTGCGCATTCCGTTCACCCGGTCGACCAGCTGGCTGGACATCACCAAGGAGCGCGAGGTCCTGGCCGACGGCTGGGGCGAGCAGGGCGTCGGTGCGACGGGGAACCGCATCTACGTGAACCGGGGCATCGGGTTCTCGTCGATCCCGGCCCGCTTCCGGTGCCGGCCGGAGTTGACGGTCTTTCGCCTCGAGCGTGCCGTCGGCGACGTGCCGGCCCATGGTCCCGAGGGCGATAGCGGTGATGACCCGGGAACGCCCGACGAAGGGGACGGCGAGCCCTGA
- a CDS encoding DUF2183 domain-containing protein — protein sequence MTMIKKLLRVIARPIRRGSEHKGRMIQPYRGYGSSHRLALVGRVFRQPGRASVAPQGRFLRDLLRFVRRLFRRGASDQEVVLAVGDREFRTTTDKYGYFGFRVEEAQGLPLSEGLNEVRLCLADDADICADVEIYVAPRRAGFVVISDIDDTVMYTGVANKLKMIWRLFATGAESREAFPGVGDFYRALHAGPDGQQDNPMLYVSRAPWSIYEMLEAFFQRHDIPVGPVLFLRDWGLTVQRPLPRRAVDHKRDVIEDMLDLYDDLPFVLIGDSGQHDPEVYLDIVERHPGRVTAVYIRDVTGSSTRAGEIEQLAEAAKRADCALLLSDNTDDMIEHARRTGLIGESNRELNRESIR from the coding sequence ATGACCATGATCAAGAAGCTGCTGCGTGTGATTGCCCGCCCGATCCGGCGCGGCAGCGAGCACAAGGGGCGAATGATCCAGCCCTACCGCGGCTACGGCTCCAGCCATCGCCTGGCCCTGGTGGGCCGCGTGTTCCGGCAGCCCGGGCGGGCGTCCGTCGCGCCCCAGGGTCGCTTCCTGCGGGACCTGCTGCGCTTCGTCCGCCGCCTGTTCCGGCGGGGAGCGAGTGACCAGGAGGTCGTGCTCGCCGTCGGTGACCGCGAGTTCCGGACCACGACCGACAAGTACGGCTATTTCGGCTTTCGCGTCGAAGAGGCGCAGGGCCTGCCGCTTTCCGAAGGCCTGAACGAGGTCCGGCTTTGCCTGGCGGACGACGCGGACATCTGCGCCGATGTGGAGATCTACGTGGCGCCGCGCCGCGCCGGGTTCGTCGTCATCAGCGACATCGACGACACCGTGATGTACACCGGCGTGGCCAACAAGCTGAAGATGATCTGGCGATTGTTCGCCACCGGCGCGGAATCGCGCGAAGCCTTCCCCGGGGTCGGCGACTTCTACCGTGCCCTGCATGCCGGACCGGACGGCCAGCAGGACAACCCGATGCTGTACGTGTCGCGCGCGCCCTGGAGCATCTACGAGATGCTCGAGGCCTTCTTCCAGCGACACGACATCCCGGTCGGCCCGGTGCTGTTCCTGCGCGACTGGGGCCTGACCGTGCAACGGCCGCTGCCGCGACGTGCGGTCGACCACAAGCGCGATGTCATCGAGGACATGCTCGACTTGTACGACGATCTCCCGTTCGTGCTGATCGGCGACAGCGGCCAGCACGACCCGGAGGTCTACCTCGACATCGTCGAGCGCCATCCCGGCCGCGTCACGGCGGTCTATATCCGCGACGTGACCGGCTCCTCCACCCGCGCCGGCGAGATCGAGCAGTTGGCGGAAGCCGCGAAACGCGCCGACTGCGCCCTGCTGCTCAGCGACAACACCGACGACATGATCGAGCATGCGCGCAGAACGGGACTGATCGGGGAATCGAACCGGGAATTGAATCGGGAATCGATCCGGTAG
- a CDS encoding EAL domain-containing response regulator, producing the protein MPERRVLILDDDAGAAEALGFMLESLGAQPRVAQDAEAFFGTIREWSPDIVCLDLVMPRVDGVEVIHRLAEEGFDAGIIISSGVGSRVLDAARRAAVEHGLRVVGTLPKPFALSRLKELLHRSTPHGPSVSSEDSEGREWSDADLRNAVAEQQIRLVYQPKFRCRNREVRGFEALARWHHPEHGIIAPDAFVPALEQAGLMGEMTQQVLREAFCWLDALNRSAARSGDPYTVAVNLSAAALRSADFVEDVWGLCSECGIEPQLITLELTETAAMEDAKQALALLTRLRMKGFHVAIDDFGTGYSSMAQLSRLPFDEIKIDKSFVVPALESRDSQAIIKSTVDLGRSLGLRVVAEGVEDEATLDYLNEIGCDQAQGYLVAAPMPGEEVLDWLRGTSRSR; encoded by the coding sequence ATGCCTGAGCGCCGCGTGCTCATCCTCGACGACGATGCCGGAGCGGCCGAGGCGCTCGGCTTCATGCTCGAATCGCTCGGTGCGCAACCGCGCGTCGCGCAGGACGCCGAAGCCTTCTTCGGGACGATCCGGGAGTGGTCGCCGGACATCGTCTGCCTCGACCTGGTCATGCCCCGGGTGGACGGGGTGGAGGTGATCCACCGCCTTGCCGAGGAGGGGTTCGATGCCGGGATCATCATCAGCAGCGGCGTGGGCAGTCGGGTACTGGACGCGGCGCGCCGCGCGGCGGTGGAACATGGGCTGCGCGTTGTCGGTACCCTGCCGAAACCCTTTGCGTTGTCGAGACTCAAGGAACTGCTCCATCGCTCGACCCCGCATGGGCCGTCGGTGTCATCGGAGGACTCCGAGGGCCGGGAGTGGTCGGATGCCGACCTCCGCAATGCGGTCGCCGAGCAGCAGATCCGGCTCGTCTACCAACCGAAGTTCCGGTGCCGGAACCGTGAAGTGAGGGGCTTCGAAGCGTTGGCGCGCTGGCACCATCCCGAGCACGGGATCATCGCCCCGGATGCGTTCGTCCCGGCCCTGGAACAGGCCGGCCTGATGGGCGAAATGACGCAGCAGGTGCTGAGGGAGGCGTTCTGCTGGCTGGATGCGCTGAACCGGTCGGCGGCCCGGTCCGGCGACCCCTACACGGTTGCGGTGAACCTGTCGGCGGCGGCACTCAGGAGCGCGGATTTCGTCGAGGACGTGTGGGGCCTGTGCAGCGAATGCGGAATCGAGCCGCAGCTGATCACGCTGGAGCTGACCGAAACCGCTGCGATGGAGGATGCGAAGCAGGCCCTCGCGCTACTGACGCGGCTGCGCATGAAGGGCTTCCACGTGGCGATCGATGATTTCGGGACGGGCTATTCCTCGATGGCGCAGTTGTCGAGACTGCCCTTCGACGAGATCAAGATCGACAAGTCCTTCGTCGTCCCCGCGCTGGAGTCCCGCGACAGCCAGGCGATCATCAAGTCGACCGTGGACCTGGGCCGCAGTCTCGGGCTGCGGGTGGTCGCCGAGGGGGTCGAGGACGAAGCGACCCTGGACTATCTGAACGAGATCGGGTGCGACCAGGCGCAGGGCTACCTCGTGGCTGCCCCGATGCCCGGCGAAGAAGTCCTCGACTGGCTGCGCGGCACCTCGCGATCCCGGTGA
- a CDS encoding DUF3185 family protein: MPKSKLLGWILLACGAWLLWQGQLVADRTDGTWFSQVMTGTVSDQALLYWVAGIVLGIAGVMMVRRR, encoded by the coding sequence ATGCCGAAGAGCAAGCTGCTGGGGTGGATCCTGCTGGCCTGTGGCGCATGGCTGCTCTGGCAGGGCCAATTGGTGGCCGACCGGACCGATGGGACCTGGTTCAGCCAGGTGATGACCGGCACCGTCAGCGACCAGGCGCTGCTCTACTGGGTGGCCGGCATCGTGCTGGGGATCGCCGGGGTCATGATGGTCCGGCGTCGCTGA
- a CDS encoding right-handed parallel beta-helix repeat-containing protein, giving the protein MFKRLLALLLLLPGSAMAVDGVREINQACALAGCFPGDSPGFPVTINLSGSFRLTSDLDVRGLSTPQNRTAIDIGNVGGSPALDVTIDMNGFAILGPVSCTGNPVTSCSPAGGTGDGINTNSNSNAHVRIHNGMIRGMGRSAISCANNCRVSDVSAEQNGGTGFADPNGDSLYMRCVARRNGSNGFFVKGIVRDSIAVGNANYGLFTNPDSQIISSQVIDNGGNGVRCFSCSLLDSLVNDNVGFGVEFGGRPIYGRNLIDGNTAGEISGAALQVDINRCGNAAC; this is encoded by the coding sequence ATGTTCAAACGACTGCTGGCACTTCTGCTTCTGCTTCCCGGGTCGGCGATGGCCGTGGACGGGGTTCGGGAAATCAATCAGGCCTGCGCGCTGGCGGGCTGCTTTCCGGGCGACTCCCCTGGATTCCCGGTGACGATCAATCTGTCCGGCAGCTTTCGCCTGACCAGCGATCTGGATGTTCGCGGACTGTCGACGCCCCAGAACCGGACCGCGATCGATATCGGCAACGTGGGTGGCTCACCGGCGCTGGACGTGACCATCGACATGAACGGCTTTGCGATCCTCGGCCCGGTGAGTTGCACCGGTAATCCGGTAACGAGCTGTTCTCCCGCCGGCGGGACCGGCGACGGGATCAACACCAATTCCAATTCGAACGCCCACGTCCGGATTCACAACGGCATGATCCGCGGCATGGGGAGGTCCGCGATCAGTTGCGCCAACAACTGCAGAGTCAGTGACGTCTCGGCGGAGCAGAACGGGGGTACGGGATTCGCGGATCCCAACGGGGACAGCCTCTACATGCGCTGCGTCGCGCGTCGCAACGGATCGAACGGCTTCTTCGTCAAGGGCATCGTCCGCGATTCGATTGCCGTGGGCAATGCGAACTACGGTCTGTTCACCAACCCCGACAGCCAGATCATCTCCAGCCAGGTCATCGACAACGGCGGCAACGGCGTGCGGTGTTTCAGCTGCTCGCTGCTCGACAGCCTGGTCAACGACAACGTCGGATTCGGTGTGGAGTTCGGCGGCCGACCCATCTACGGCCGAAACCTGATCGACGGCAACACCGCCGGCGAGATCTCGGGCGCGGCACTGCAAGTCGATATCAACCGCTGTGGCAACGCGGCTTGCTGA
- a CDS encoding cupin domain-containing protein → MSDRPSGIDSENAPHNLDADGKDVDGAPKRDVREADFAAEAHGFTGFERAGRGSDYRDDRGGDSEDASRAPRILRRADIEPGPVGDRQLAQGERVGLRLWQDHATDDETDRSRPYEIAGYVIAGEILVVIDGSPHTLVEGDSFVIPADTRHRFRIHQPATVIEATSPPAPDALG, encoded by the coding sequence ATGAGCGATCGGCCGAGCGGCATCGACAGCGAGAACGCCCCGCACAACCTGGACGCCGACGGCAAGGACGTCGACGGCGCACCGAAACGCGACGTGCGCGAGGCCGATTTCGCCGCCGAGGCGCATGGCTTCACCGGCTTCGAACGAGCCGGTCGAGGGTCGGACTACCGCGACGACCGGGGCGGCGACTCGGAGGACGCATCGAGGGCGCCGCGGATCCTGCGCCGGGCCGATATCGAGCCGGGCCCGGTCGGCGATCGCCAACTGGCCCAGGGCGAGCGCGTCGGGCTCCGGCTCTGGCAAGACCACGCCACCGACGACGAGACGGACCGCAGCCGGCCCTACGAAATCGCCGGCTACGTCATTGCCGGCGAAATCCTGGTCGTGATCGACGGTTCGCCGCACACGCTGGTCGAGGGCGACTCCTTCGTGATTCCTGCCGACACGCGGCACCGGTTCCGCATCCATCAGCCGGCGACGGTCATCGAGGCAACCTCGCCGCCCGCGCCGGACGCGCTGGGCTGA
- a CDS encoding phosphatase PAP2 family protein, whose amino-acid sequence MVNKQLLDASVRPIEDLRAWLSDHISREQARLLIALLVFSLLVLGFIGLADQVTEGETRKMDERLFLMLHEDDGTPIGPEWVEEIGRDATALGGNTILTLVALAVFGYLGLNQRWKDASIVAISVIGGVIVSLLLKELFDRPRPDLVPHLSHTLTSSFPSGHSMLAAVTYLTLGALVAEMAERKRQVVYPLVVALLLTVMVGVSRVHVGVHWPTDVLGGWMMGAAWALLCWTVIRWLQRHRALTGKGDESNDPIEQDRLTASDE is encoded by the coding sequence ATGGTGAACAAACAACTGCTCGACGCATCGGTGCGGCCGATCGAAGACCTCCGCGCGTGGCTTTCGGACCACATCAGCCGGGAACAGGCCCGATTGCTGATCGCGCTGCTGGTCTTCTCGCTGCTCGTGCTGGGCTTCATCGGCCTGGCCGACCAGGTGACCGAGGGCGAAACCCGGAAGATGGACGAGCGGCTGTTCCTGATGCTGCACGAGGACGACGGCACGCCGATCGGACCGGAGTGGGTCGAGGAGATCGGCCGCGACGCGACCGCGCTGGGCGGCAACACGATCCTCACGCTGGTCGCACTGGCCGTGTTCGGCTACCTGGGGCTCAACCAGCGCTGGAAGGACGCCTCGATCGTTGCGATCTCCGTCATCGGCGGCGTGATCGTCAGCCTGTTGCTCAAGGAACTCTTCGACCGGCCGCGACCCGACCTCGTCCCCCACCTGTCGCATACGTTGACCTCGAGCTTTCCGAGCGGACACTCGATGCTGGCGGCGGTGACCTACCTGACCCTGGGCGCCCTGGTGGCCGAGATGGCCGAGCGGAAGCGCCAGGTCGTCTATCCGCTGGTCGTCGCGCTGCTGCTGACGGTGATGGTCGGGGTGAGCCGCGTGCACGTCGGCGTGCACTGGCCAACGGATGTGCTGGGCGGATGGATGATGGGTGCGGCCTGGGCGTTGCTTTGCTGGACGGTGATCCGCTGGCTCCAGCGGCATCGTGCCCTGACCGGCAAGGGGGACGAATCGAACGACCCGATCGAACAGGATCGCCTGACCGCCAGCGACGAGTGA
- a CDS encoding zinc-binding dehydrogenase, translated as MHRILIRRPGGYDALEFVEAPDPVPGPNEVVIDVAAAGVNYADSIVRMGLYESAKKLHGYPITPGFEVAGTIAAVGDGVDDWAIGDAVIGLTLFNGYTSRLKLGVDGVFAKPARLTMAESATLPTVFLTAWWMIHRQLHPRPGETWLVHSAAGGVGSAVLQLGRLAGARTVGVVGGTHKIDHALDMGADAVIDASKEDLWPRAESLAPDGYDAVFDANGVKTLKASYEHLAPTGRLLVYGFASMLPRNGRLDWLKLARDWLKTPRFNPLHMTKSNRSVLAANLSFLQSHAPSLREGMAWLLERFGTGDLRPLPVETWPLDEAAEAQRRIESGRTIGKLALIPDGRPAEP; from the coding sequence ATGCACCGCATCCTGATTCGCAGGCCGGGAGGCTACGACGCGCTGGAGTTCGTCGAAGCGCCCGACCCGGTACCCGGACCGAACGAGGTCGTGATCGACGTCGCCGCCGCCGGCGTCAACTACGCCGACAGCATCGTCCGCATGGGCCTGTACGAATCGGCGAAGAAGCTCCACGGCTACCCGATCACGCCCGGCTTCGAAGTCGCCGGCACGATCGCCGCCGTCGGTGACGGGGTGGACGACTGGGCGATCGGAGATGCGGTGATCGGTCTGACCCTGTTCAACGGCTACACCAGCCGACTGAAGCTCGGCGTCGACGGCGTGTTCGCCAAGCCGGCCAGGCTGACCATGGCCGAATCCGCGACCCTGCCGACCGTGTTCCTGACCGCGTGGTGGATGATCCACCGCCAGCTTCATCCGAGGCCCGGCGAGACCTGGCTGGTCCATTCCGCCGCTGGCGGCGTCGGCTCCGCGGTGCTTCAACTGGGACGGCTTGCCGGTGCGCGCACCGTCGGCGTGGTCGGCGGCACGCACAAGATCGACCATGCCCTCGACATGGGCGCGGACGCGGTGATCGACGCCTCGAAAGAAGATCTTTGGCCCCGCGCCGAATCGCTGGCGCCCGACGGCTACGACGCCGTCTTCGATGCCAACGGGGTGAAGACGCTCAAGGCCAGCTACGAACACCTGGCGCCGACCGGCCGCCTGCTGGTCTACGGCTTCGCCTCGATGCTTCCGCGAAACGGCCGCCTTGACTGGCTGAAGCTCGCGCGCGACTGGCTGAAGACCCCTCGCTTCAACCCGCTGCACATGACCAAGTCCAACAGGAGCGTGCTGGCCGCCAACCTGAGTTTCCTGCAGTCGCACGCACCGAGTCTGCGCGAAGGCATGGCGTGGCTGCTCGAGCGCTTCGGGACCGGCGACCTGCGTCCGCTCCCCGTCGAGACCTGGCCCCTGGACGAGGCCGCCGAAGCCCAGCGCCGGATCGAGTCGGGCCGCACGATCGGCAAGCTGGCGCTGATTCCCGATGGGCGTCCCGCGGAGCCTTGA
- a CDS encoding peptidylprolyl isomerase: MTASENPRVALDVKIGDEDAGTIVFELFADVVPKTAENFRALCTGEKGEGMTYAGSPFHRIIPGFMIQGGDFTRGNGTGGKSVYGDRFPDENFEIRHTEAGLLSMANAGPNTNGSQFFITVAATPWLDGKHVVFGKVVEGMDVVQAMEEQGSRSGETKQPVILADCREL, translated from the coding sequence ATGACCGCATCGGAAAACCCCAGGGTTGCCCTGGACGTGAAGATCGGCGACGAAGACGCCGGCACCATCGTGTTCGAACTCTTCGCCGATGTCGTGCCGAAGACCGCCGAGAACTTCCGCGCGCTGTGCACCGGCGAGAAGGGCGAGGGGATGACCTACGCCGGCAGCCCGTTCCATCGCATCATCCCCGGCTTCATGATCCAGGGCGGAGACTTCACCCGCGGCAACGGCACCGGCGGCAAGTCGGTCTACGGTGACCGGTTCCCGGACGAGAATTTCGAGATCAGGCACACGGAAGCGGGACTGCTGTCGATGGCCAACGCGGGGCCGAACACCAACGGCTCGCAGTTCTTCATCACCGTGGCCGCCACGCCCTGGCTCGACGGCAAGCACGTCGTGTTCGGCAAGGTGGTCGAGGGCATGGACGTGGTCCAGGCCATGGAGGAACAGGGCAGCCGCAGCGGCGAGACGAAGCAGCCGGTGATCCTGGCGGACTGCCGGGAGCTCTGA